From a single Selenihalanaerobacter shriftii genomic region:
- a CDS encoding class I SAM-dependent methyltransferase, whose translation MLELTEERVMPRKMNPKNGLLIEHKARYRFASEYCYGRLLDIACGVGYGSEMLLALGEGITEIIGIDSQPEVIGYAKKYYKHPPITFKVGDASNEELFRRIGKFDTIVSMETVEHIKDDYGFIDNLNKALKSNGTLVISTPFGSGRDESCANPYHYRQYREEEFKELLSVFSEVELYCQLNEEIEIPKPDKKYYLMVAVCHK comes from the coding sequence AAAAATGGTTTATTAATAGAACATAAAGCACGATATAGATTTGCAAGTGAATATTGTTATGGAAGATTATTGGATATTGCTTGTGGTGTTGGTTATGGTTCGGAAATGCTCTTAGCTTTAGGAGAAGGTATTACAGAGATAATTGGGATTGACAGTCAACCTGAGGTGATTGGTTATGCTAAAAAGTATTATAAACATCCTCCTATAACTTTTAAAGTTGGAGATGCTAGTAATGAAGAATTATTTAGACGAATTGGTAAATTTGACACAATAGTTAGCATGGAGACTGTGGAACATATTAAAGATGATTATGGATTCATAGATAATTTAAATAAGGCATTAAAATCTAATGGTACATTAGTTATTTCTACTCCTTTTGGGAGTGGAAGGGATGAGTCTTGTGCTAATCCTTATCACTATCGACAGTATAGAGAAGAAGAATTCAAGGAATTATTATCTGTGTTTTCAGAAGTAGAGCTTTATTGTCAACTTAATGAGGAAATAGAAATACCCAAGCCGGATAAAAAATATTACTTAATGGTAGCTGTCTGTCATAAATAA